Part of the Ruania alba genome is shown below.
GGGGCGACCCGCCGAGCAGCCTTTCCCTGGCGCGGTCTTGACCCGCTGACGGCGGAGTGATGCAGGCGAGAGGTTCCCGTGGAGGCCCTTTTACCCCTAGGATGCTCATCTGGGGCCCATGCAGATGAGCCAGCGGTGCACTGCCTGCACCGACGGTGAGAGAAAAGAGGGAGACGAGGGACATGGCTGACGCCACCGCGCCGCGCTTCCTCACCGTTGCCGAGGTAGCCGAGATGGCGCGAGTCTCTCGAATGACCGTCTACCGCATGGTGCACTCGGGCGAGCTCCCTGCAATCCGCGTGGGTAAGTCCTACCGGGTGCCCCAGGCGGCCGTCGAGGAGATGCTCTCCGGCGGTCTCGAGGACTGGGGTGAGACCCGGTCCGTGTCCGGCCGCTGAGCCCGCGCGCACGCCCGGCTGGTCCGAAGGACCAGGCCCGGCGGTACGGCGGGTAAGATGGGTCGGTGTTCTGTCCAACCTGAACGCTCTGAGCACGCAACGTGCGCGTTCAGGTTCCTGTTCTTAGTCCAGTCGTAGTGAGGTCCCGTGGGTTCGGTCATCAAGAAGCGTCGTAAGCGGATGGCGAAGAAGAAGCACCGCAAGCTGCTCCGCAGGACGCGTCACCAGCGCCGCAACAAGAAGTAGCCGACTCCGCCGAGAAGGCGGAGCGCACTCGTTGCGCCAGCGCCGGGCCGGATCGCTCGCCTTCGAGCGGTCCGGCCTTTCGCGCGCTCGGAAACCCCTCGCGTACCCTGGGTCGTGTGGACCCCCGCGTGACTCTCTACTCCCGACCCGGATGCCACCTGTGCGACGATGCGCGCCGCGTGGTGCGCGCCATCTGCGCGCGGACGGGAGACGAGTGGTCCGAGGTGAACATCGACGATGATGCCGACCTCACCACGCAGTACGGGGAGCTGATCCCGGTCGTCCTCGTCGACGGCCGGCAGATCGGGTACTTCCGGATCGATCCGGCACGCCTGCAGGCTGCTCTCGGCTGATCCGCAGACGACGACGGTGGCCTGAATGCCGTCGATCGTTCAGATCGCGACACCCAGGCCACCGTCGTGGTGGCGTGCGGAGGTGCTCAGGCCTGCTTCGCGGCCTGGACCTCGATCGAGATGGTGACCTTGTCACCGACCAGGAGGCCGCCGCCCTCGAGGGCGACGTTCCAGGTGAGGCCGAAGTCCTTGCGTGAGATGACGGTCTGAGCGGAGAAGCCGACCTTCTCCTCACCGTCTCCGGTGGCGAGGGCGCCGTTGAACTCCACCTCGAGCGCCGCATGCTGCGTGACGCCGTTGATGGTGAGGTCGCCGTGCAGGGTGAACTCCGCACCGTCGCCCTCCACGGACGTGCTGGTGAAGGTCCACTGCGGGTTGCTCGCGGAGTCCCAGAAGTCGGGGCTGGTCAGGTGCCCGTCACGCTGCTCGTTGCCGGTGTGCACCGAGCCGGACTCGATCGTCACCTGCGCAGCGGAGTCGGCGAAGTTCTCGGCCACGGTGAACGTTCCACCGAAGTCGGTGAAACGGCCCCGCACCTTGGAGATGCCGGAATGCCGGACGACGAACCCGACCTCGCTGTGGACAGTGTCGATGGCGTAGATACCGACGGGGACGGTGGTCACGGTGGTGCTCACTGGGGGACTCCTTCAGAAAATGGTTGAATGTTTCACTAAATACGGTGCCGGACAACTACTCTCCTGTCAAGAGAAACCACGAGAGACAGATCACCTGGAGGGACCGAGATGACACAGCCGCGATGGCTGGACCAGGAGCAGCAGCGCCATTGGCGGTCCCTGCTGGAAGGATGCTGGTCACTCTTCGAGGCGCTCGGTCGTGATCTTGAGGAAGCCGCTGAGCTGTCCATGAACGAGTACGAAGTGCTCGTGCGGCTCAGTGAGTCAGAAGACCGTGCCCTGCGCATGTCCGCGCTCGCCGACCAGGTCGTCTCGTCCCGCTCCCGCCTCACCCATACCGTGCGCCGGATGGAGTCGGCCGGGCTGGTCGAGCGCCGCACCAGCTGTGACGACGGACGCGGGGTGGACTGTGTGCTCACCGATGCCGGGTACGACCGCTTGGTGGCCGCGGCGCCCGCGCACGTGGAGTCCGTGCGCCGACGGCTCGTGGACGTCCTCACCCCCGAACAGCTGACGGCGGTGGGGGAGGCGTTCGAGCGGGTCACCCTCGAGCTCGAGGCCGACCACCAGGACGAGTAGGCGGTTTCATCAGCCACCGCCCAAGGTGAGCCGCCTCACGTGCGGTGGCTCCGCCGTCGTGCCCTCACCCCGGGCGGAGTTTGCGACACTGTTGCCATGGCGTACACCACGGTCCACCTGCTCCGGCACGGCGAGGTCTACAACCCCGAGCGTGTGCTGTACGGCCGTCTCGACGGCTATCACCTCTCCGAGCGGGGACGGGAGATGGCCGCACGGGTCGCGAGCACCCTGCACGAGCGTGGTGCTGACATCGTCTCGGTGACCGCCTCGCCGCTGCTGCGCGCACAGGAGACAGCCGCTCCCGTGGCTGAGGCGTTCGGCCTGAAGATCGCCAGCGACGAGCGGGTGATCGAGGCAGGGAATGACTTCGAGGGCAGCGCCGTGGCCAAGAATCCCGCTCAGCTGCTGCACCCGGCGCGCCTGGTGAAGCTGCTGAACCCGTGGCGCCCCTCCTGGGGTGAGCCATATGTGGAGGTGATCGCCCGCATGACGGCGGCTGTCCGGGAGGTGCGCGCTGCCGCCGAGGGGCATGAAGCCGTCGTGGTCTCTCACCAGCTGCCGATCTGGGCGATGCGCCGCCACCTCGAGGGACGGTCCATGGTGCACGACCCTCGGCAGCGGCGATGCACCCTCGCGTCGCTGACCTCCCTCACCTTCGACGACGGCACGCTCGTGGCGCTGGACTACGAGGAGCCGTGCCGTGACC
Proteins encoded:
- a CDS encoding MarR family winged helix-turn-helix transcriptional regulator; its protein translation is MTQPRWLDQEQQRHWRSLLEGCWSLFEALGRDLEEAAELSMNEYEVLVRLSESEDRALRMSALADQVVSSRSRLTHTVRRMESAGLVERRTSCDDGRGVDCVLTDAGYDRLVAAAPAHVESVRRRLVDVLTPEQLTAVGEAFERVTLELEADHQDE
- a CDS encoding 30S ribosomal protein bS22; the encoded protein is MGSVIKKRRKRMAKKKHRKLLRRTRHQRRNKK
- a CDS encoding histidine phosphatase family protein, translated to MAYTTVHLLRHGEVYNPERVLYGRLDGYHLSERGREMAARVASTLHERGADIVSVTASPLLRAQETAAPVAEAFGLKIASDERVIEAGNDFEGSAVAKNPAQLLHPARLVKLLNPWRPSWGEPYVEVIARMTAAVREVRAAAEGHEAVVVSHQLPIWAMRRHLEGRSMVHDPRQRRCTLASLTSLTFDDGTLVALDYEEPCRDLLPDSSTAVLP
- a CDS encoding helix-turn-helix domain-containing protein, with the protein product MADATAPRFLTVAEVAEMARVSRMTVYRMVHSGELPAIRVGKSYRVPQAAVEEMLSGGLEDWGETRSVSGR
- a CDS encoding YceI family protein, with the protein product MSTTVTTVPVGIYAIDTVHSEVGFVVRHSGISKVRGRFTDFGGTFTVAENFADSAAQVTIESGSVHTGNEQRDGHLTSPDFWDSASNPQWTFTSTSVEGDGAEFTLHGDLTINGVTQHAALEVEFNGALATGDGEEKVGFSAQTVISRKDFGLTWNVALEGGGLLVGDKVTISIEVQAAKQA
- a CDS encoding glutaredoxin family protein, translated to MDPRVTLYSRPGCHLCDDARRVVRAICARTGDEWSEVNIDDDADLTTQYGELIPVVLVDGRQIGYFRIDPARLQAALG